A region of the Melopsittacus undulatus isolate bMelUnd1 unplaced genomic scaffold, bMelUnd1.mat.Z mat_scaffold_589_arrow_ctg1, whole genome shotgun sequence genome:
AGGGGTGAGGTGTGACCCACaacttcccttcccctccccccccataacccataGCCCatgacccctccccccccttccttcccctttctgcccctccccccccatatATGGGTGCCCTTCCCCCCACCCATTATATGGGTCCCACCCCATATATGGGTCCCCCCTCCTATATGggtccccatcccccccatatATGggtccccatccccccccataaACCTCTCCCCCCATAACCcataacccctccccccccatccttcccctttctacccctccccccccatatATAggtgcccctccccccattaTATGggtccccccccaccccatatatgggtccccctcccccccctaCCCATTATATGGGTGCCCCTCCCCCACCATTATATGggtgcccctcccccccatatATGGGTGCCCttccccccccataacccataacccctcccccccatccttcccctttctgcccctccccccccatatATGggtccccctccccccaccccatacaTGGgtcccccccccatagcccctccccccacaccccatataTAGGTATATGggtccccctccccccccccagcccctccccccccagcccctccccccccagcccctccccccccatagcccctcccccttccttcctgtTCCGCTTCCCCATTGGTTGCCCCATTCTCGGCCATGGTCCCTTTGGTTCTGCTGCTGGCGGCCGGTAGGTAccaaatggggggggggggggaccccaatgtGACCCCAATGTGACCCCAATGTGACCCCAATGTGACCCCTATTGGGTGATGACATCATCAATGACCCCCCCATTGGGTGATCAATGACCCCCATTGGGTGATGATGTCATCAATGAACCCCATTGGGTGCTGGTAGGTAccaaatggggggggggaggggggagggaccCACttgggggtccggggggggaTGACCCCAATGTGACCCCTATTGGGTGATGATGTCATCAGTGACCCCCCCATTGGGTTATCAATGACCCCATTGGGTGATGACATCATCAATGACCCCCCCATTGGGTTATCAATGACCCCATTGGGTGATGACGTCATCaatgaccccccccccattgggttATCAATGACCCCCATTGGGTGATGATGTCATCAAtgaccccattgggtgctggTAGGTAccaaatgggggggggagggggggggagggaccCACttgggggtccgggggggggggggacgaccCCAATGTGACCCCTATTGGGTGATGACGTCATCAATGACCCCCCATTGGGTGATGACGTCATCAATGAACCCCATTGGGTGCTGGTAGGTAccaaatgggggggggagggggggggcggggggggggcccacttgggggtctggggggggggaccccaatgtGACCCCTATTGGGTTATCAATGAACCCCATTGGGTGATGACGTCATCAATGACCCCCATTGGGTGATGACGTCATCAATGACCCCCATTGGGTTATCAATGACCCCCATTGGGTGCTGACGTCATCAATGACCCCATTGGGTGATGACATCATCAATGACCCCCATTGGGTTATCAATGAACCCCATTGGGTGATGACGTCATCAATGACCCCCATTGGGTTATCAATGACCCCCATTGGGTTATCAATGACCCCATTGGCTGACGCCACCCCACCAACCCCTCCCATTGGCTGACGTCATCACCCCAacccctcccattggctgcccccaccccccaacccctcccattggctgccccacacccccattGACCAATCCCCTCCCTCCgccccatagctctgccccatagctccagTTCCCTACTGGACCTGGACTCAGCCCTGGTGTTCACTGGTGACCCCAATGGAGCCTTCGGCCAATCCGTGGCCCAGTTTGGCCCCATTGACGATGGATggtaatggggggggaggggtcaccccacacttatggggctggggacccaCAAGTGCCCCCCCCCACATCGTGGACCCCTCCCCATAGGGTCCTTGTGGGGGCCCCATTGGAGCGAGGGGCAAACGGGAGCATCCATCGGTGCCGGTACCGAACTGGGACCTGCCAGGAGGTGACCATAAGGGGTGAGGGCCCCATAAGTGACCCATACACCCTATAAGTgacctccccctgccccataagtgaccccaGGCCCCATAAATGACCCCCATACCCCATAAGTGACCTCCCTCTGACCCATAAGTgacctccccctgccccacaagtgacctccccctgccccataagtccccttcccaccccataAGAGACCCCCCCCGCCCCATAAGTGACCCTCATATCCCATAAGtgccctctccctgccccataagtAACCTCCCCACACCCCACAAGtgccctccccctgccccataagtgacccccaTACCCCATAAGTCCCTTTCCCACACCCCATAAGtgccctccccctgccccacaagtgacctccccctgccccataagtgactctcccctgccccataagtgaccTCCCCACACCCCATAAATGACCCCCAGGCCCCATAAGTCCCCTTCCCACACCCCATAAGTCCCCTCCCCACACCCCATAAGGgacctccccctgccccataagtgacctccctgtgccccataagtgacccccaCACCTGATAAGTGACCTCCCCCACCCCATAAGTGACCTCCCTCTACCCCATAAgtccccttcccaccccataAGTGACCTCCCCTTGCCCCATAAGTGACCTCCAGGCCCCATAAGTGacctccctctgccccataagtgaccTCCAGGCCCCATAAGTGacctccctctgccccataagtgacccccaTACCCCATAAGTGACCTCTAGGCCCCATAAGTTACCTTCCCACACCCCATAAGTgacctccccctgccccacaagtgcctccccctgccccataagtgactGCTCCATCCTCAGGCCCCCCAGGTGCCATCAACGCATCCATGGGTCTGACCCTGACCATTGGGGACAATGGGGCCTTGGTGAGTAGGGTCGGTCGGGGCCTCCCCAATGTCTTCCTATGGGGCCACCCCACAACAGGTCCCtattccctgccccataggccTGTGGCCCCACATTGCCCCACACTTGTGGGGAGAACATCCACCTCAATGGGTTCTGTGCCCTCCTGGACTCCaacctccaccagctccagctcatcccattgaccccaccAGGTATGGAGCTCCCCATAGCGGCCCCATAGCTGCCCTATAGGGACCCACAGCCAcgtcctgccccatagattgCCCCAAGCGCCCCACGGATGTGGTTATCCTTATGGATGGGTCAGGGAGCATCAGACCTCAGGACTTCCAGACCATGAAGAGCTTCATAGGGGACGTCATAAAGAGGTTCAAGGGGACGGACACACAGGTACCTATAgggcatctatggggctgccccatagagggtcaatggggctgccccataggggatcaatggggttgggGTCCATTGATCCAATGGGGTCCTATtggatcaatggggatgggtTGGGGTCCATTGATCCAATGGGGTCCTattggggatcaatgggggtggGTTGGGGTCCATTGATccaatggggctgccccattggggatcaatggggatgggtTGGGGTCCATTGATccaatggggctgccccattggggatcaatgggggtggGTTGGGGTCCATTGATCCAATGGGGTCCTattggggatcaatgggggtggGTTGGGGTCCATTGATCCAATGGGGTCCTattggggatcaatgggggtggGTTGGGGTCCATTGATccaatggggctgccccattgggggtcaatgggggtggGTTGGGGTCCATTGATCCAATGGGGTCCTATtggatcaatggggatgggtTGGGGTCCATTGATCCAATGGGGTCCTATTGGGTCGACTGAATGGGGTCCTCTTCTATTGACTCAATGGGTTCCTATTGGATCAACTCAATGGGGTCCTCTTCTATTGACTCAATGGGGTCATCTTCCATTGATCCAATGGGATCCTATTGGATCGACTCAATGGGATCCTATTGGATTGACCCAATGGGGTCCTCTCCATTGACTCAATGGGTCCCCATAacctcccccccatcccccattccctgtatccccCTCCCAGTTTGCCCTGTCCCAGTTCTCCCACATCATCCGGCACCAGTTTGACTTCAAGACCTTCCGGAGCTCCCCAGACCCCATAGCACTTGTGGGGCAGGTGCAGCAGCTCAAGAGGTCAACCCATACAGCCACAGCCATATGGACTGCGCTGTGagtgccccatagacaccccatagacaccccatagcagCCTATGGGGCACAGCCCCACTGCGGAGGggtatggggtgtctatggggtgtctatggggtgtctatggggtgtctatgggttgtctatggggtgtctatggggtgtctatgggtgtctatggggtgtctatgggtgtctatgggggctatgggatgtctatgggtgtctatggggtgtctatggggtgggtatggggtgtctatggggtgtccatggggtgtctatggggtgggtatggggtgtctatggggtgtctatggggtgggtatggggtgtctatgggtgtctatggggtgggtatggggtgtctatggggtgtctatgaggtgtctatggggtgtctatgggttgtctatggggtgggtatggggtgtctatggggtgtctatggggtctatggggtgtctatgggttgtctatggggtgggtatggggtgtctatggggtgtctatggggtgggtatagggtgtctatggggtgtctatggggtgtctatggggggtctatggggtgtctatggggtgggtatggggtgtctatggggtgtctatggggtgtctatagggtgtctatggggtgtctatggggtgtctatagggtgggtatggggtgtctatggggtgtctatggggtgggtatggggtgtctatggggtgtctatagggtgtctatggggtgtctatggggtgtctatggctgtctatggggtgtctatggggtgtctatggggtgtctatggggtgggtatggggtgtctatgggggtctatggggtgtctatgggtgtctatggggtgtctatggggtgtctatggctgtctatggggtgtctatggggtgtctatggggtgtctatggggtgtctatggggtgtctatagggtgtctatggggtgtctatggggtgctatgggtgtctatggggtgtctatggggcaggacgCAGCTGTTCACAGCGGCCAGAGGAGCTCGGGATGGGGCCACCAAGGTCCTGATCGTGGTGACTGATGGGAGGAAGTTTGATGATGGGATGGACTATGAGGACGTGATCCCATTGGCTGAGAGGATGGGGGTGACCCGATATGGGATTGGGGTGAGGGAGACGGCAGCTATGGAGCCATATATCCATATATCATCCATACATCATCCATACATCATCCATACTACATCCATACATCATCCATACATCATCCATACATCATCCATACATCATCCATACATCATCCATACGTCATCCATACGTCATCCATACGTCATCCATACAGCATCCATACAGCATCCATACATCATCCATACATCATCCATACATCATCCATACGTCATCCATACGTCATCCATACGTCATCCATACGTCATCCATACGTCATCCATACGTCATCCATACAGCATCCATACAGCATCCATACAGCATCCATACATCATCCATACTACATCCATACTACATCCATACTACATCCATACGACATCCATACGTCATCCATACGTCATCCATACGTCATCCATACGTCATCCATACGTCATCCATACGTCATCCATACGTCATCCATACATCATCCATACATCATCCATACATCATCTATACATCATCTATACATCATCCATAcatcatccccatccatccccatccattcccatccccatccccatcccatcccatccccatcccatccccatcccatcccatcccatcccatccccatcccatccccatccccattcccatccccatcccattcccatcccattcccattcccattcccatcccatccccatcccatccccatcccatcccattcccatccccatcccatccccatcccatccccattcccatcccatccccatcccatccccatcccatcccatccccatcccatcccatcccatccccatcccatcccatccccatcccattcccatcccatccccatccccatcccattcccatcccatccccatcccatccccatcccatcccatcccatccccatcccatcccatcccatcccatcccattcccatccccatccccatccccatccccatcccctcccatcccatcccatccccatccccatcccatcccatccccatcccatcccatcccatcccatccccatccccattcccatccccatcccatcccatcccatccccatcccatcccatcccatcccatcccattcccatccccattcccattcccaccccatcccatccccattcaccccacTGTCTCCCCCCCACAGGTGGGCAGTGCCTTCCAGGACCCCCAGGCCCTCACGGAGCTCAGGTCCCTGTCGTCGTCCCCCCCCCAGGACCACGTGTTCCAGGTTGGTTCGTTCCAGGCTCTCCATGGGCTCCAGCGCCTGCTCCAGGACCGGATCCTGGCACTGgagggcactggggggggggctcaggCCCCCAGTATGGAGATGGCTCAGGAGGGGATCAGTGCACTGCTCACACCGGTACTGGAGACATAGGGTCCTATAGCATCCCCATTGTATCCCTATGGTGCCCCCATAGCAACCCTATAGTGTGTCTATAGTGTCCCTATAGCAACCCTATAGTGTGTCTATAGTATCCCAATAGAatccctatagcatccctatggtgtgtctatggtgcCTCCATAACATCCTTATAGTGTGCCTATAGTGTCCCCATAGCAACCCTATAGTGTGCCTATAGTAtccctatagtatccctatagcatccctatggtgtgtctatggtgtccccatagcatccctatagcatccctatgGTGTGCCCATAGCaaccctatagcatccctatagtatccctatAACATCcctatggtgtgtctatggtgcccccatagcatccccatagcatccttATAGTGTGCCTATAGTGTCCCCATAGCAACCCTATAGTGTGCCTATAGTAGCCCTATAGTATCCCTATAGTATCCCAatagcatccctatagtatcgctatagcatccctatagtatctttatagcatccctatagtatTCCTACAGTATCCCAatagcatccctatagtatccctatagcatccctatagtatccctatagcatccctatagcatccctatagcatccctatagtatccctatagtatccctatagcatccctatagcatccctatagtatCCCAatagcatccctatagtatCCCAATAGCATCCCTATACTatccctatagcatccctatagtaACCCAatagcatccctatagtatccctatAGTACCACAatagcatccctatagtatccctatAGTACCCCTATAGTATCCCTATAGTACCCCTATAGTATCCCTATAGTATTCCTATAGTatccctatagcatccctatagcatccctatagcatccctatagtatCCCaatagcatccccatagcatccctatagcaaccctatgttatcccatgttatcccatattatcccatgtatccctatgttaccctatagcacccctcctgtcccctctcccccctcaGGAAGGACCCATCCTGGGCGCTGTGGGTGCCTATTCCTGGGCCGGAGGCGCCTTCCTCTatggggccaatggggccaatggggccaatggagccaatggggccaatggggccaatggagccaatggggccaatggggcctatggggcctatggggcagGCACCTTCCTCAATGCCTCCGATGGCGACAGTGACTCCTACCTGGGTAAGGACCAATGACGTCATCAACGTCCCATGATGACATCATTAACATCCCATGATGACGTCATCATCCCATGATGACCAATGAGGTCATTGATGTCCCATGAGGACCAATGGGGTCCCATGATGACCAATGACGTCATCGATGTCCCATGATGACCAATGGGGTCCCTGATGACCAATGACGTCATCGATGTCCCCAAGGCAACCAATGGGGTCCCTGATGAGCAATGACGTCATCGATGTCCCATGATGACCAATGGGGTCCCTGATGACCAATGACGTCATCGATGTCCCATGATGACCAATGGGGTCCCATGATGACCAATGACGTCATCGATGTCCCATGATGACCAATGGGGTCCCATGATGACCAATGACGTCATCGATGTCCCATGATGACCAATGGGGTCCCATGATGACCAATGACGTCATCGATGTCCCATGATGACCAATGGGGTCCCATGATGACCAATGACGTCATCGATGTCCCATGATGACCAATGGGGTCCCATGAGGACCAATGACGTCATCAATGTCCCATGATGACCAATGGGGTCCCATGAGGACCAATGATGTCATCAATGTCCCATGATGACCAATGGGGTCCCATGATGACCAATGACGTCATCCATGGCACCCAATGGGGTCCCTGATGACCAATGACGTCATCCATGTCCCCCAATggggtccctgccccatagggtaCTCCATGCAGgccctgtccctgccatggggccGGGCGCTGGCACTCGGGGCCCCCAGGTACCACCATGTGGGGCGCGtggtcctcctgcagccccatagcGGGGAGGTGATGGGACAGACTATGGGGACACAGGTgagttatggggcagggggggttggggggggatctgtggggctggggtggtctgtggggctggggtgatCAATGGGTCTTGGGACATCAATGGGTCTGGGGTgatctgtggggctggggtgatCTATGGGTCTGGGgtgatctatggggctggggttaTCAATGGGTCTCAATTGATCAATGGGTCTGGGgtgatctatggggctggggttaTCAATGGGTCTCAATTGATCAATGGGTCTGGGGTGATCTATGGGTCTGGGTGATCAATGCGTCTGGGGTGATCTATGGGTCTCCATTGATCAATGGGTCTCAATTGATCTATGGGTCTGGGGTGATCAGTGGGTCTGGGGTGATCTATGGGTCTGGGGTgatcaatgggtctcaatggatcaatgggtctcaatggatCTATGGGTCTGGGGTGATCTATGGGTCTGGGGTGATCAATGGGTCTTGGGTGATCAATGGGTCTCACTTGATCTATGGGTCTTGGAGTGATCAATGGGTCTGGGGTGATCTATGGGTCTGGGGTGATCAATGGGTCTCAACTGATCAATGGGTCTTGGGTgatcaatgggtctcaatggatCAATGGGTCTGGGATGATCAATGGGTCTCAGTTGATCAATGGGTCTGGGGTcatcaatgggtctcaatggatCAATGGGTCTCCATTGATCTATGGGTCTGGGGTGATCAATGGGTCTTGGGTCATCAATGGGTCTCCATTGATCAATGGGCCCCAGTTGAGGCCcccgctatggggctgccccacatctcctgccccataggTGGGCTCCTACTTTGGGGCCTCCCTGTGCCCCCTGGACCAGGATGGGGACGGGACCCACGACCTGCTGCTCGTCGGGGCCCCCATGTTCTATGGGGCCAACAGCGGCGGCCGCGTCTTCATCTGCAGCCTCAGGGGCAAGGTGGGGCcggacccatagagagacacatagggacccatagagccccatagacgGACCCATAGAcggacccatagagccccatagagagacccatagggacccatagagggacccatagacggacccatagagagacccatagggacccatagagagacccatagagagacccaTAGAGGGACACTTAGAGGGACCCATAGAGGGACACATAGAGGGACACatagagggacccatagagccccatagagggacccatagagccccatagagggacccatagagggacccatagagggacccaTGGAGggacccatagaaccccatagagggacccatagagggacccatagaaccccatagaagGACCCAtggagccccatagaaccccatacATGAGCCCCATATCCctccatagcagccccatagacccccatatcccccctatatccccccatatccccccatagaccccatagacccccatagacccccatagatgCCCTATATCTGCCCCATATCTCCCCCCACAGacgcccctccccccccggtGCTCCCCCCCCCTCCGGGGTCAGCCGGGTCACCCCCAGGGCcgccccatatccccccatatccccccatatccccccatatccccccatatctgccccatatcccccccatatccccctatatccccccatatccccccatatctgccccatagctgccccatagacccccataccCGCCCCATAGATGCCCTATAgcagccccatatccccccatatccccctatatcccccccatatctgccccatagcagccccatatccccccatatctgccccatagcatccctatagctgCCCtatagcagccccatagctgccccatagatgacCCGTATctgccccatatctgccccacaGACGCCCCTCCCCCCGCTGTGCTCCCCCCCCCTCCGGGGTCACCCGGGTCACCCCCAGGgccaccccatatcccccctatatgcccccatatccccctatatccccccatatccccccatatctgccccatagcagccccatagcagccccatagcagccccataacctcccccctccccccacagacgcccctccccccccggtGCTCCCCCCCCCTCCGGGGTCACCCGGGTCACCCCCAGggctgccccatatccccccatatccccccatatccccccatatatccccatatccccccatatcccccccatatccccccatatcccccccatatccccccatatcccccccatatccccccatatatccccatatccccccatatatCCCCatatatccccatatccccccatatccccccatatccccccatatatccccatatccccctataGATGACTgatatctgccccatagcatccccatagcagccccataacctcccccctccccccacagacgcccctccccccccggtGCTCCCCCCCCCTCCGGGGTCACCCGGGTCACCCCCAGGGCCGCTTTGGCTCCGCCCTCTGCCCCCTGGGTGACCTCGACGGGGACGGGAGCCCCGAGGTGGGCGTGGCCGCCCCGCAcgaggggggcggggccggagccGTCTACGTCTTCAGGGGGCGGAGCCTCGGGGAGGAGGCGTATGcgcaggtggggggggggggagggggggagggagggggtgtgtatgggatggatatgggatatatatggggtatatgggatgtatgggatagagatgggatatatgggatatagaTGGGATATagatgggatatatgggatatatgggatatggatgGGATATAGATGGGATATAGATGGGATATagatgggatatatgggatatagatgggatatatgggatatggatgGGATATagatgggatatatgggatgtatgggatatggatgggatatatgggatatatgggatatagatgggatatatgggatatggatgggatatatgggatatagaTGGGATATagatgggatatatgggatatagatgggatatatgggatgtatatgggatatagataggatatatgggatatggatgggatatatgggatatatatgggatgtatatgggataTAGATGGGATATATGAGATATacatgggatatatgggatgtatgggatagAGATGGGATATGGATGGGATATagatgggatatatgggatatatatgggatatagatgggatatatgggatatatcGGATATagatgggatatatgggatatagatgggatatatgggatatatgggatatagaTGGGATATggatgggatatatgggatatagatgggatatatgggatgtatgggatgtatgggatatatgggatagaGGGGATATAtaggatatatgggatatagaTGGGATATAGTCTCCCATCATCTCCCTcgtctcccattggctcccacTGTGTCCCCTCatctcccattggctcccattgtcTCTCCTcgtctcccattggctcccattgtgTCCCCTCatctcccattggctccctcTGTGTCCCCTTGTCTCTGATTGGCTCCCAtcatctccctcctctcccGTTGGCTCCCATTGTCTCTCCTtgtctcccattggctccctcAGCGCATCACAGGCTCCTCCTTCCCGTCGGCCCCTCCCCTATTGGGCCAGGCCCTGAGCGGGGGGCGGGACCTGAGCGGTGATTGGCTCCCGGATGTGGCCATCGGCGCCAGGGGTCAGGTGCTGGTGCTCAGGTACCCGCTGTTCCCATGGCAACCAATGGGGTCACCATGGAGAccaatgcatccctatggggaccaatgcatccctatggagaccaatgcatccctatggggaccaatgcatccctatggggaccaatgcatccctatggggacCAATGGGGTCACCATGGAGACCAGTGCATCCCTATGGGGAccaatgcatccctatggggaccaatgcatccctatggggacCATGGGGGTCACCATGGTGAccaatgcatccctatggggaccaatgcatccctatggggacCATGGGGGTCACCATGGTGACCAATGCATTCCTATGGGGAccaatgcatccctatggggacCATGGGTGTCACCATGGCAAccaatgcatccctatggggaccaatgcatccctatggggacCATGGGGGTCACCATGGAGAccaatgcatccctatggggaccaatgcatccctatggggacCGTGGGGGTCACCATGGCAAccaatgcatccctatggggacCAAcacatcccta
Encoded here:
- the LOC117438740 gene encoding integrin alpha-X-like; this translates as MVPLVLLLAAALPHSSSSLLDLDSALVFTGDPNGAFGQSVAQFGPIDDGWVLVGAPLERGANGSIHRCRYRTGTCQEVTIRGPPGAINASMGLTLTIGDNGALACGPTLPHTCGENIHLNGFCALLDSNLHQLQLIPLTPPDCPKRPTDVVILMDGSGSIRPQDFQTMKSFIGDVIKRFKGTDTQFALSQFSHIIRHQFDFKTFRSSPDPIALVGQVQQLKRSTHTATAIWTALTQLFTAARGARDGATKVLIVVTDGRKFDDGMDYEDVIPLAERMGVTRYGIGVGSAFQDPQALTELRSLSSSPPQDHVFQVGSFQALHGLQRLLQDRILALEGTGGGAQAPSMEMAQEGISALLTPEGPILGAVGAYSWAGGAFLYGANGANGANGANGANGANGANGANGAYGAYGAGTFLNASDGDSDSYLGYSMQALSLPWGRALALGAPRYHHVGRVVLLQPHSGEVMGQTMGTQVGSYFGASLCPLDQDGDGTHDLLLVGAPMFYGANSGGRVFICSLRGKTPLPPRCSPPLRGQPGHPQGHAPPPPTPLPPRCSPPLRGHPGHPQGRFGSALCPLGDLDGDGSPEVGVAAPHEGGGAGAVYVFRGRSLGEEAYAQRITGSSFPSAPPLLGQALSGGRDLSGDWLPDVAIGARGQVLVLRSRPLLRLRVLISFTPPRVPLSSIGCHEPETPKGVAKAEVCIRASKGRPDGYGSQVSTTLRYGAELDPGRSSARAVFPDGATVLNGSIRMGLGQSCQVYPIALAGCPRDTLTPVLLRFSFEAIGDALDGAGGLRPGLSWDTETVAEGKLPFNLNCGPDHVCIDDLRVSINMSGPVLLGVSDGVDVVLALWNYGESSPGPIVELQHHPVLAYRRVRLLQASGSPSPPLCRSEPGSRMRRSTRCSLRPPLLPAGHHVTFVVTLDVPLDAELGPVLELVAKANSDSSAPEPPEERVQVPVKIGVHLSISSSSSNPPSGPLIHHYEVKLWGQRGLPINVTFLVPTAMGGNQLWGSLELTHSQDPSRCQAVAEHPPKDPDGTRSLRQRHLLDCAVASCREFRCQMGPIEPPQVLRFGVGGGEPAMGWMKEVRNGELWGSYWLYWALWGGLWGAMGGL